ATGATGGCATCGAGGACGTAGTGGGCGATGCGATCGGGGGCCTTGGCAAAGGGGGCGGTGGTCTTGCGGCAGCGATCGAGCACGCCGTCGACGGCTTTGAGTTCGGCACGGCGGAACGTGACGACGAAGTTTTTGCCGAGGAAGAGATCGAGCTCGGTGGTGTTGAACTTCTCCGTGCGGGTGAAGTCGACCGCGTGCATGACGATGAAGAGGTAATCGTCGTAGTCTTCGAGCTTGGGCACATCGGTCGGCGTCACGCAGTCCTCGATGGCGAGCGGGTGAAAGGCGAAGAGGGTTTCGAGGACGTCGCGGATCTCCTCGGGCGTGGGGTCGCTGAGGTCGACCCAGAGGAAGAGTCCCTTGTCGGCGCGCACGAGTCGCAGGGCATCGAGCTCGAGGTCGGTGCCGACGACTTTGCCATCGCTGAAGACGAAGGAGGAGATCATCGCGGTGGAAGAAAGCGGAAATGCCGAAACGCGGAAACGCTGAAATTGAGCAGCGGGGGCGTTTACAGCTTCGCCTCGGCGTCGGTGACGGCGGCGATGAATTCGGCGGGGGTCTCGGCTTCGAGCAAGGCGGTGCGCAGGGCGGGCTGCTTGACCAGTTTGCAGAGGCGGCTGACGAGGGAAAGGTAGGCGGTGGGATCCTTCTTGGGGGTGCCGAGCAGGAACATGAGTTTCACGTGTTCGTCGGCTTTCTCGAAATAGATGCCGCGGTCGTGGCGACCGACGGCGAGCAAGGTTTCCTTGAGGTGATCGGTGCGGGCGTGCGGCAGGGCGACGCTGTTACCGAGACAGGTGGAGTCGAGGCGTTCGCGCGCGAGCAGGTCTTTGTAGAAGCCCTTGTAGTTGGTCATCGCCTCATGCGATTCCAACAGGCCGGCAACCTGGGCGAGCGCGGTCGTGCGACGCGCGCTGCGCACGTTCAAATCGATGCGAGCAGGATCGAGGAGATCGGAAATTCGAACTGCCATGGCGAAGGTGATTTGAGGAGGGACGGTGGGCTGAGACCGAACCCGCTTCGCCAGAGTCACCAGATACAGGAACGCCGGCTACCGCAGGTTCGGCTGCGGAGGCAGAGGATCGGTATCTTCTGGTTCGAGGAGGTGATTCACGGCGGTGAAAAGAGAGGAAGGTAAAGGAGGCTGCAGGCGTGGCGGAGAGTCAACTGTGGCGTGGGAGAGCGCGGGGAAAATGTTGCGGGTGGGGAGGCGGTGCTTGCCGAGGCAGGGATGTCTCGGCCACGGGAGGGGGAGGTGGGTGGCGGAGGGGCAGCGGAGCGCGAGTAAACTCGCAGCCTACATGGTGGGGGCGAACACGGAATGTAGGCTGCGAGCTTGCTCGCGCTGCGGTGGGGCGGGGTTGCGTGCCGAGAGGCAAGGTGGCGTGCCGCAAGCGGCAGCCCTACAGGTGGAAGGGTGGATGCCACGGCCACAGGAAGACGCGTCGAGCTGAGAGGCACATGGGAGCGGCCGACACGGCCGCTGCTACACTCGGCGTGCGCGGCTAGCTTTCGAGGAGGCGGGTGACGAGGGCGGTCCAGCCGGTTTGGTGGCTGGCGCCGAGGCCCTGGCCGGTGTCGCCGTGGAAGTATTCGTGGAAGAGCACGAGGTCGCGCCAATGCGGATCATTGGCGTAACGGTCGTCGTTGCCGAGGGAGGGACGGCGGCCGGTCTCGGGATCGGGCAGGAAGAGTTTGCCGAGGCGTTGGGCGAGATCTTCGGCGATCTGCGCGAGGGTGAGGGCGTTGCCGCTGCCGGTGGGGTATTCGATGGTGAAGTTGTCACCGTAGAAGTGGTGATAACGCTCGAGGGCCTCGATGAAGATGTAGTTGAGCGGGAACCACACGGGGCCGCGCCAGTTGGAGTTGCCGCCAAACATGAAGGAGGAGGACTCGCCCGGTTCGTAGGACACGCAGTGCGTTTCGTCCCCGGTGTGCATGATGAAGGGGTCGTCGTAGTGGGCCTTGGACAACGAGCGCAGACCGTAGGGGGAGAGAAATTCGTTCTCATCGAAAACGTAGCGCAGGACGCGGGTGAGGCGTTCGCGCGACGGGATGGCGAGCAGGTGCAGGCCCTCCTTGCCGCCGTCGGGCGTGAAGTAGGAAATCTGCGCAGCGAGGTCTTTGCGGTTCTCCAAAAACCAGCGGGTGCGTTGCGCGAAACCGGGGAGTTGGTCGAGGCGGTTGTGGTCGATGAACTCGACGGCGAAGAGCGGGATGATGCCGACCATGGAGCGCACGCGCAGGGGTTCCGGAGGGCCGTCGGGCGGCAGGTATTGGTCGTAATAAAAACCGTCTTCCTCGTGCCAGAGACCGGTGCCGCCGAGCTCGTTCATGGCATCGGCGATGGACACGAAGTGTTCGAAGAACTTGGACGCGATGTCTTCGTATTCCGGTTTGGTTTCGGCGAGTTCGAGCGCCATGGCGAGCATGGTGCTGCAGTAGAACGCCATCCAGGCGGTGCCGTCGGCCTGGGCGAGGGAGCCGCCGATGGGGAGCGGTTTGGAGCGATCGAAGACGCCGATGTTGTCGAGGCCGAGGAAGCCGCCGCCGAAGAGGTTGTTGCCGTTGGGATCCTTGCGGTTGACCCACCAGGTGAAGTTGAGGAGCAGCTTTTGGAAGGTGCGGGCGAGGAAGAGGGTGTCGCGCTGGCCGCGGGGGCCGGTGAGTTTGTAGACGCGCCAGCAGGCCCAGGCGTGGACGGGTGGATTGACGTCGGAGAAGTTCCACTCGTAGGCCGGGAGTTGGCCATTGGGGTGCATATACCATTCGCGCAGGAAGAGGTTGAGTTGCACCTTGGCGAACTCGGGGTCGATCCGCGCGAAGGGGATCATGTGAAAGGCGAGATCCCACGCCGCATACCACGGGTATTCCCACTTGTCGGGCATGGAGATGACGCGGCGGTTGTAGAGGTGGCGCCATTCGGAGTTGCGGATGGCGTGGCGGCCGGGCGGGGGCGGCGGTTGGTGCGGATCGCCTTTGAGCCAGTCGGCCACGATGTAGTGGTAAAACTGTTTCGACCAGAGGAGGCCGGCGTAAGCGCGTTCGACGACGGTGGCGGCGGCGGGGTCGGTGGGCCGATCGGGCAGGGCGGCGTAGAAGTCGGCCGCCTCTTGTCGCCGTTTTTCGAATACAGCGGTGAAGGTCTCGCCGAACCACTCAGCGCGCGGCGGGGCGCCGGCGGCCGGGCGGAAGCGGGCGCGCAGCACGTGGGAGGCGCCGGGCTCGAGCGTGACGCTGGCGTGGGCGGCGCATTTGGTGCCGTGTTGGTCGGGATTGACCGCGTCCGTCTCGCCGTGGATCACGCGGCGGTGAAAGGCGTCCTTGGTGTAGGGCGTGGTGTTGGGGCTGTTGAAGAGACGCTGGTTGTTGGTCTCGTTGTTGGTGAAATACCAAGGCAGCGCGTCGTCTTCGACGGCGAAGAGCCAGTCCTCGAGCTGCTCGTGTTGGGCGGCGACGAAGCCGGGGTTTTCGGTGGCGCGGATGGAGGGCGCGGCGAGGCAACCCTCGTGGGCGCAGCCCCAGGACCAGGTGTTGCGAAACCACCACGTGGGCAGGAGGTGAAGCGGGGCGGGGTCGGGACCGCGGTTGATGGCTTCGATCTCGATCAGAAGGTCATCGGCGTCGGCTTTGGCGTAGCGGATGAAGATATCGAAGTAGCGGTTGTCGGCGAAGGCGTCGGTGTCGGTGAGTTCGAACTCGGGCTGCTCGCGATTGCGACGGCGGTTTTCGGTGACGAGTTGGTCGTAGGGGAAGACCGACTGCGGATATTTGTAGAGCGCCTGCATCCAGCTGTGGGTGGGCGTGTTCTCGAGGTGGAAGTAGAGTTCTTTGACGTCTTCGCCGTGGTTGCCCTCGGGGCCGGTGAGGCCGAAGAGCCGTTCCTTGAGGATCGGGTCCTGGCCGTTCCAGAGGGCGAGGGCGAAGCACAGGCGGCCCTCATTGTCGCAGAGGCCGAGCAAGCCGTCTTCGCCCCAGCGGTAGGCGCGGGCGGCGGCGTGGTCATGGGGGAAATTGCGCCAGGCGTCGCCGTCGGCCGAGTAGTCTTCGCGCACGGTGCCCCACTGGCGGTCGGCGAGGTAGGGACCCCAGCGTTTCCAGTAGATCTCCCGGCGTTCGTTTTGGTGGAGGCGGTGGCGTTCGGCTTCGTCGGACACAGGCGTTGAGAATATGGAGCAATGACACCGGAAGCAAATTCCAGTTCGAGGTGGGCAGACAGATTGCCCGGCAAGCAGATACAAAATCGCCGCGGTGGGGTGACCGCGGCGATTTGATGTAGAGTTGGATTAGGTTCAGGACTCGTCGTCCGCGTCAGCTGCGGCGTCCGGTTCCGCGTCGTCGGTGGACGGCGTGTCGCCGGTCGACGGGGTGGTCTCGGCGGCGGCATCGGCGGCGTCTGCAGCGGTCTCGCCGATGGCGGCGGCAGCGGCGTCGAGTTCCTCTTCGGATTCCACGACCTTGGCGATGGAGAGCAGGGAGTCGCCTTCACCGAGGGTGAGGAGCTTCACGCCCTTGGCGCCGCGGTTGGTTTCGCGAATGGTGTCGACCGGGCAGCGGATGCTTTGGCCCTTGGAGGTGAGGAGCATGATCTCGTCGGTGTCCTTGACGCCGAGGGCGCCAACCAACGAAACGGAGCCGTCCCGGGGCAGGTCCTGAGCGGTGACGCCCGAGCCGCCGCGGTTGATGAGGCGGTAATCTTCGAAGCGGGTCCGCACGCCGAGGCCGCTTTGGCTGGCGACGAGGAACTTCTTCTCGAGATCGACCACTTCGATGGCCTGGAGGTAGTCGCCCTTCTTTTTGAAGCGCATGCCGGTGACGCCGCTGGTGGCGCGGCCGGTGGCGCGGAAGAGCACCTCGCCGGTCTCGGTTTGTTCGCGGAAGCGGACGGCGAGACCGAGGTTGGAAACGAGGATGATCTCGTTGGCACCGTTGGTGAGCACGCAGCCGATGACGGTGTCGTTTTCGGCCAGGTTGATGCCGATGATACCGGAGTCGCGGGTCGAGTTGGTGTAGGCGGCGAGGGCGGTCTTTTTGATCTGCCCCTCCTTGGTGGCCATGACGAGGAAGTGCTCCTCGTCGAAGTCGGAGGTGGTGAGCATGGCGGCGATCTTTTCGCCGTCGTCGAGGGAGAGGAAGGACTTCACCGACTTGCCCTTGGAGGTGCGGGTGCCCTCCGGGATCTGGTAGACCTTGCGGGCGAGGCACTGGCCGTGGCTGGTGATAAAGAGGATGTAGTCGTGGGTCTGCGCCGTGAAGAGGTGTTCCACGAAGTCATCGGTGTAGGTATCCGCTCCGATGATACCCTTGCCGCCGCGCTTCTGGGAGCGGTATTCGGCGACGCGGGTGCGCTTGATGAAGCCGGAGTGCGAGATGGTGATGACCATGCCCTCGTTGGGGATGACGTCCTCCATGCGGAAGTCGCCCATGTCGGGGACGATGTCGGACTTGCGGGCGGAGCTGTATTTGCCGCCGGCTTCCACGAGCTCTTCCTTGATGACGTCGAGCAGGCGGCGCTCGGATTCGAGGATGCCGCGGAGCTCTTCGATGAGGCGGAGCAGTTGGGCGTATTCCTCTTCGATCTTGTCGCGCTCGAGGCCGGTGAGTTGGTAGAGACGGAGCTCGAGAATGGCGTCGGTCTGGCGCTCGGTGAGCGGGTATTTCGCCATCAATTTCTCCTTGGCCTCCTGGCGGTTGGAGGAGGCGCGGATGATGCGGACGAAGTCGTCGAGGTTATCGAGGGCGATCTTGTAGCCCTCGAGGATGTGGGCGCGATCCTCGGCCTTGCGCAGGCGGTATTGGGTGCGGCGGGTGATGACGTCGCGGCGGTGCTCGATGTAGCAATCGAGCAGCTCGCGGATGTTCATCTGCTTCGGGCGCTTGTCGTCGAGAGCGAGGAGTGTGACGCCGAAGGAAGACTCGAGGGCGGTCTTCTTGTAGAGTTGGTTGAGGATGGGCTCGGCTTGTTCGCCGCGCTTGAGCTCGATGACGATGCGGGTGTTTTCGTCGGATTCGTCGCGGAGGTCGCGGATGCCTTCGATGGTCTTGTCGGAGACGAGTTCGGCGATCTTGGAGACGAGGTTGGCGCGGTTTACGTTGTAGGGGATCTCGGTGATGATGATCTGCTCACCACCGGTTTTCATCTCCTCGGTGTGGGCCTTGCCGCGCATGCGGACGATGCCCTTGCCGGTGCGCAGGTAGGAATCGATGCCGGCGGTGCCGACGATGACGCCGCCGGTGGGGAAGTCGGGGCCCTTGATGAACTGGCAGACCTCCTCGAGGGTGATGTCGGGGCGGTCGATGATCGCGCAGGTGGCGGCGATGAGTTCGTCGAGATTGTGGGGCGGGATGTTGGTCGCCATACCGACCGCGATACCCGTCGAGCCGTTCATGAGCAGGTGCGGCAGGGCGGAGGGCAGGACGGTGGGCTCGGTGGTCGACTCCTTGTAATTGGGGGCGAAGTCGACGGTCTCTTCCTCGATGTTGGCGAGGAGGGTTTCGGCGAGGGCGGTGAGGCGCGACTCGGTGTAACGGTAGGCGGCGGGCGGGTCGCCATCGACGGAACCGAAGTTACCCTGCGGGTCGATGAGCGGGTAGCGCATGACCCAGTTTTGCGCCATACGCACGAGGGTGTCGTAGACGGAGGAGTCGCCGTGCGGGTGATAGTTTTTGAGGACTTCACCGACGACACCGGCGCACTTGTCGAAGGCGCGGTTGTGGAGCAGGCCTTCGCGCAGCATGGCGTAGAGGATGCGGCGCTGGACGGGCTTGAGGCCGTCGCGGGCATCGGGGAGCGCGCGGGAGACAATGACCGACATCGAGTAGTCGATGTAGGCCGTCTGCATGATGTCGGTGATGTTGGCCGTGGTGAGTTTTTCGTTGGCGGTGAACACGGGTTACGAATGGGGAATGGAGAGTGGTGAAGAGTGAAATCAGACGGGGAAGGTCAGAGATCGGCTTCGGTGAGCTGGGCGGTTTTTAAAAGATGGTGGAGGAGTCCGGTTTTGAGAGGCTGGTTGCCGTGGACGGGGACGACGAGGCGCTCGCGGTGGCCGGGTTTGCCGAGGATGTGGTGGCTGCCTTGGATGCGTTTGAGTTGCCAACCATGGTGTTCAGCGGTGCGCACGAAGTCTTTGCCGGAGATTTGCTTCATGCTGGTTCAGTTTAAGACAGATCTTGGTCATCCAAGGGAAATACCTTGTTAATATTTGTTAATCCCGTCGGCTCCTCAAAGAGCCACTTCGACCACTTGGTCTTCGGAGCCGTAGGCGGCTTGTTCCTCTTCGACGGCCAGCCAGCCTTCGATGGCTTCGCGGAGATTGGCGTTCAGTTCGTCGAGGGTTTCGCCTTGGGTGACGCAGCCGGGCAGGGCGGGAACTTCCGCCCAATACCCGCCTTCGTCGGCCTTGTGGATGATGGCTTTGAGCTTCATGGCGCTTAGACGTCGAGGTAGGAGACGTTGAGGGCGTTGTCTTCGATGAATTGGCGGCGCGGGGGGACTTCGTCGCCCATGAGCAGGGTGAACAGGGCGTCGGCTTTGGCGGCGTCGGCGATGTTGACCTTGAGCAGGCGGCGTTTGTCGGGGTCCATCGTGGTTTCGAAGAGCTGCTTCGGATTCATTTCACCGAGACCCTTGTAACGTTGGATGGAGAGGCCCTTGCGACCGAGGGTGCGGATGTGGCTGAGCACATCGAGGGGGGCGTGCAGCTCGGTGACGGACTCGTTCTTTTGGCCGGCGTTTTCGGTGACGACGTAGCGCGCTTCCTCGGTGGGATGGAAGCGGTTGATCTCGAGCCCGGAGGCGCGGATGGCCTGCAGGAGCTTGGTCATCTCGGTGGACTCGAAGATCTCGTGCAGGGTGATGCGGCGGGTGAGGGCGCCATCCTTGGAGGAGAGGCCGGTGGCGGTGACCGAGGGGGAGGCCGTCGCGGGGGCGTCGCTGCCGTCTTCACCTTCACCGGCGGTTTCCTCGGCATCGAGGTCGGCGTCGAGGCCCATGTTGTGGTTAAACTCGGCGCGGGCCATCTCGTCGCGGAGGAACTCGTGGCTCTCCTTGTTGCCCTCGCGGATGCGGGCGATGTAGCGCGGCAGGGCGAGGGTTTCTTTGTCGTGCTGATCGAGATACTCGCTGAGCGACGCGCCGTAGCGGGTGACGCCGGTGCCGAGTTTTTCGAGGGCGGCGAGGTTTTCGACGATGCGGTCGATCTGTTCGGCGGCGAAGAGGTGGTTGTCCTTGAGGCGGGTGAGGGTGACGTCTTCGGAACCGAGCTCGAGGAGGATGCGGTTCAGTTGCTCGTCGTTGTCGACGTATTGCTCGCGGCGCTTGCGCTTGATTTTGTAGAGCGGCGGCTGGGCGATGTAGACGTAACCGCGCTCGATGAGGCCCTTCATCTGACGGTAGAGGAAGGTGAGGAGCAGGGTGCGAATGTGGGAGCCGTCGACGTCCGCGTCGGTCATGACGATGATGCGGTGGTAGCGGGCTTTGTCGGGGTTGAAGCCGCCGGCGTCATCGGCGTGGCCGATGCCGGTGCCGATGGCGGTGATGAGGGTGCGGATTTCCTCGTTGGAGAGCACCTTGTCGAGGCGGGCCTTCTCGGA
This portion of the Actomonas aquatica genome encodes:
- a CDS encoding PTS sugar transporter subunit IIA, producing the protein MAVRISDLLDPARIDLNVRSARRTTALAQVAGLLESHEAMTNYKGFYKDLLARERLDSTCLGNSVALPHARTDHLKETLLAVGRHDRGIYFEKADEHVKLMFLLGTPKKDPTAYLSLVSRLCKLVKQPALRTALLEAETPAEFIAAVTDAEAKL
- a CDS encoding MGH1-like glycoside hydrolase domain-containing protein, translating into MSDEAERHRLHQNERREIYWKRWGPYLADRQWGTVREDYSADGDAWRNFPHDHAAARAYRWGEDGLLGLCDNEGRLCFALALWNGQDPILKERLFGLTGPEGNHGEDVKELYFHLENTPTHSWMQALYKYPQSVFPYDQLVTENRRRNREQPEFELTDTDAFADNRYFDIFIRYAKADADDLLIEIEAINRGPDPAPLHLLPTWWFRNTWSWGCAHEGCLAAPSIRATENPGFVAAQHEQLEDWLFAVEDDALPWYFTNNETNNQRLFNSPNTTPYTKDAFHRRVIHGETDAVNPDQHGTKCAAHASVTLEPGASHVLRARFRPAAGAPPRAEWFGETFTAVFEKRRQEAADFYAALPDRPTDPAAATVVERAYAGLLWSKQFYHYIVADWLKGDPHQPPPPPGRHAIRNSEWRHLYNRRVISMPDKWEYPWYAAWDLAFHMIPFARIDPEFAKVQLNLFLREWYMHPNGQLPAYEWNFSDVNPPVHAWACWRVYKLTGPRGQRDTLFLARTFQKLLLNFTWWVNRKDPNGNNLFGGGFLGLDNIGVFDRSKPLPIGGSLAQADGTAWMAFYCSTMLAMALELAETKPEYEDIASKFFEHFVSIADAMNELGGTGLWHEEDGFYYDQYLPPDGPPEPLRVRSMVGIIPLFAVEFIDHNRLDQLPGFAQRTRWFLENRKDLAAQISYFTPDGGKEGLHLLAIPSRERLTRVLRYVFDENEFLSPYGLRSLSKAHYDDPFIMHTGDETHCVSYEPGESSSFMFGGNSNWRGPVWFPLNYIFIEALERYHHFYGDNFTIEYPTGSGNALTLAQIAEDLAQRLGKLFLPDPETGRRPSLGNDDRYANDPHWRDLVLFHEYFHGDTGQGLGASHQTGWTALVTRLLES
- the gyrA gene encoding DNA gyrase subunit A translates to MFTANEKLTTANITDIMQTAYIDYSMSVIVSRALPDARDGLKPVQRRILYAMLREGLLHNRAFDKCAGVVGEVLKNYHPHGDSSVYDTLVRMAQNWVMRYPLIDPQGNFGSVDGDPPAAYRYTESRLTALAETLLANIEEETVDFAPNYKESTTEPTVLPSALPHLLMNGSTGIAVGMATNIPPHNLDELIAATCAIIDRPDITLEEVCQFIKGPDFPTGGVIVGTAGIDSYLRTGKGIVRMRGKAHTEEMKTGGEQIIITEIPYNVNRANLVSKIAELVSDKTIEGIRDLRDESDENTRIVIELKRGEQAEPILNQLYKKTALESSFGVTLLALDDKRPKQMNIRELLDCYIEHRRDVITRRTQYRLRKAEDRAHILEGYKIALDNLDDFVRIIRASSNRQEAKEKLMAKYPLTERQTDAILELRLYQLTGLERDKIEEEYAQLLRLIEELRGILESERRLLDVIKEELVEAGGKYSSARKSDIVPDMGDFRMEDVIPNEGMVITISHSGFIKRTRVAEYRSQKRGGKGIIGADTYTDDFVEHLFTAQTHDYILFITSHGQCLARKVYQIPEGTRTSKGKSVKSFLSLDDGEKIAAMLTTSDFDEEHFLVMATKEGQIKKTALAAYTNSTRDSGIIGINLAENDTVIGCVLTNGANEIILVSNLGLAVRFREQTETGEVLFRATGRATSGVTGMRFKKKGDYLQAIEVVDLEKKFLVASQSGLGVRTRFEDYRLINRGGSGVTAQDLPRDGSVSLVGALGVKDTDEIMLLTSKGQSIRCPVDTIRETNRGAKGVKLLTLGEGDSLLSIAKVVESEEELDAAAAAIGETAADAADAAAETTPSTGDTPSTDDAEPDAAADADDES
- a CDS encoding type II toxin-antitoxin system HicA family toxin translates to MKQISGKDFVRTAEHHGWQLKRIQGSHHILGKPGHRERLVVPVHGNQPLKTGLLHHLLKTAQLTEADL
- a CDS encoding type II toxin-antitoxin system HicB family antitoxin is translated as MKLKAIIHKADEGGYWAEVPALPGCVTQGETLDELNANLREAIEGWLAVEEEQAAYGSEDQVVEVAL